A portion of the Deltaproteobacteria bacterium HGW-Deltaproteobacteria-18 genome contains these proteins:
- a CDS encoding adenosylcobinamide-GDP ribazoletransferase produces MRPNPWPLPRPEHPPDPKGHPSSVNPLKDFLVALTFLTRLGRAHITTNEAISRSMPMYPMVGLLIGLILALCTLLPLSSWVLAWMLTGLNIYLTRGLHWDGWADLWDGWGSGATGERFWAIVKDSHIGAFGTMGLILGLGLQTALFESAVSRDAWTALIFAPVFGRFCCLVLARMGQNLSRPGLGQNAVQGATRSALILGGCTTLLPALALPGNHLVATLALSIAALAALQTLGRKQGGVNGDFLGAAIIAGEVCALLPLALPT; encoded by the coding sequence CTGCGCCCGAACCCTTGGCCTTTGCCCCGGCCGGAACATCCGCCTGACCCAAAAGGACACCCTTCATCCGTGAATCCGCTAAAAGACTTTCTCGTGGCCCTGACTTTTCTGACCCGCCTGGGCCGTGCCCATATCACCACCAACGAAGCCATCAGCCGGTCCATGCCCATGTATCCGATGGTGGGCCTGCTCATCGGACTGATCCTGGCTCTTTGCACCCTGCTCCCGCTCTCGTCATGGGTCTTGGCCTGGATGCTGACCGGTCTCAACATCTACCTGACCCGGGGCCTGCACTGGGACGGATGGGCCGACCTGTGGGACGGATGGGGCAGCGGCGCGACGGGAGAACGCTTTTGGGCCATCGTCAAGGACAGCCACATCGGGGCCTTCGGGACCATGGGCCTGATCCTGGGCCTTGGCCTGCAGACCGCGCTCTTCGAGTCGGCCGTTTCCCGGGATGCATGGACGGCGCTCATCTTCGCCCCTGTTTTCGGCCGCTTCTGCTGCCTTGTCCTGGCCCGCATGGGCCAAAACCTGTCCCGCCCCGGACTGGGTCAAAACGCCGTGCAGGGCGCAACGCGGTCCGCGCTGATCCTGGGCGGATGCACCACCCTGCTCCCGGCTCTGGCACTTCCCGGGAACCATCTGGTCGCCACCCTCGCGCTGTCCATCGCCGCCCTGGCTGCGCTGCAGACCCTGGGCCGCAAACAGGGCGGAGTGAACGGCGATTTCCTGGGCGCCGCAATCATTGCCGGGGAGGTCTGCGCCCTTCTTCCACTTGCCTTGCCGACCTGA
- a CDS encoding nitronate monooxygenase yields the protein MDFPQLKIGDLVAKIPIIQGGMGVGISLSGLASAVAKEGGIGVIAAAMIGMGEPDIGSNYREANTRALAHELRKAREVTDGILGVNIMVALTNFSDLVKTSIKEGADVIFAGAGLPLDLPSYIKDGAKTKLVPIISSARAASIICKKWLSKFDYLPDAFVVEGPKAGGHLGFKPEQLDDPEFSLEKTVPEVIEAVREFEIKAGRPIPVIAAGGVWDGADIHKYLKMGAAGVQMGTRFVATHECDADIKFKESYVNATEEDIQIIKSPVGLPGRAVDGPFLQDVKAGLKKPFKCPFHCISSCDYTKSPYCIALALVNAKKGLLKHGFAFAGANAYRVNAIISVKELIESLRQGYIEAASAA from the coding sequence ATGGACTTCCCACAACTCAAGATCGGTGATCTTGTTGCAAAAATCCCCATCATCCAGGGCGGCATGGGTGTTGGCATTTCCCTTTCCGGTCTGGCTTCGGCCGTGGCCAAGGAAGGCGGCATCGGCGTCATCGCCGCCGCCATGATCGGCATGGGCGAGCCCGATATCGGAAGCAATTACCGCGAAGCGAACACCCGCGCGCTGGCCCACGAGCTGCGCAAGGCCCGCGAAGTGACCGACGGCATCCTGGGCGTGAACATCATGGTCGCCCTGACCAATTTCAGCGACCTGGTCAAAACATCCATCAAGGAAGGCGCGGACGTCATCTTCGCCGGTGCCGGCCTTCCTCTGGACCTGCCCTCCTACATCAAGGACGGAGCCAAGACCAAGCTCGTACCCATCATCTCCTCGGCCCGGGCCGCCAGCATCATCTGCAAGAAATGGCTGTCCAAGTTCGATTACCTGCCCGACGCCTTCGTGGTCGAAGGCCCCAAGGCCGGTGGGCATCTCGGCTTCAAGCCCGAACAGCTCGACGACCCCGAGTTCTCGCTTGAAAAGACCGTGCCCGAAGTCATCGAAGCCGTGCGCGAATTCGAGATCAAAGCCGGCCGGCCGATTCCGGTCATCGCCGCTGGCGGTGTCTGGGACGGCGCGGACATTCACAAGTACCTCAAGATGGGCGCGGCGGGCGTGCAGATGGGCACACGCTTCGTGGCCACTCACGAATGCGATGCGGACATCAAATTCAAGGAAAGCTACGTAAACGCCACGGAAGAAGACATCCAGATCATCAAGAGCCCCGTGGGCCTGCCCGGACGGGCAGTCGATGGGCCTTTCCTGCAGGATGTGAAGGCTGGCCTCAAGAAGCCCTTCAAATGCCCATTCCACTGCATCAGCTCCTGCGACTACACCAAGAGCCCCTATTGCATCGCGCTCGCGCTGGTGAACGCCAAGAAGGGACTGCTCAAGCACGGCTTCGCCTTTGCGGGCGCCAACGCCTACAGGGTCAACGCCATCATCTCCGTAAAGGAACTGATCGAATCCCTGCGTCAGGGATATATCGAGGCAGCCAGCGCCGCCTAG
- the fliJ gene encoding flagellar export protein FliJ, whose protein sequence is MARPFLFKLEKILEYRRQLEDQAKLALSLTRQQIAEQSLRVEALHKDLEACLRELSAIKQMTQPELWLWSGWRKRLELDKTQAQAKLVELQTLAETRRLELVTKAKDRKLLEKLRAKQAEKHVQEEQRKEQKEFDETGTLRHGRTPY, encoded by the coding sequence ATGGCACGTCCCTTTCTGTTCAAACTCGAAAAGATTCTGGAATACCGCAGGCAGCTCGAAGACCAGGCAAAACTGGCCTTGAGCCTGACCAGGCAACAGATCGCGGAACAGAGCCTGCGAGTCGAGGCCCTGCACAAAGACCTTGAGGCCTGCCTTCGGGAGCTCAGCGCGATCAAACAAATGACCCAGCCGGAGCTGTGGCTCTGGTCAGGCTGGCGAAAACGTCTGGAACTTGACAAAACACAGGCACAGGCGAAACTTGTCGAACTGCAGACACTGGCCGAAACCCGTCGGCTCGAGCTGGTGACAAAAGCCAAGGACCGCAAACTCCTGGAGAAACTCCGGGCCAAACAGGCAGAAAAACATGTTCAGGAAGAACAGCGAAAAGAGCAAAAGGAATTCGACGAGACAGGCACCCTCCGCCACGGGCGTACGCCTTACTAG
- a CDS encoding tRNA pseudouridine(38-40) synthase TruA, whose translation MPRIRLTVAYVGTRYQGWQIQAQGATIQGAIEDKLARICGELVRVHGSGRTDSGVHALAQVAHFDVPESKAHIPWQQALNSMLPDDIAILDAAEVQEDFHARFSVRSKRYAYTLWTEPHFILPQRAPFVWAVRGLDFEAMGQAAQELAGTHDFAAFQNAGTEIKGTVRTLEPILRTQGQHPAEWVFSFQADGFLKQMVRNLMGLLVEAGRGVLPPGDVRAILEGCDRRKAPATAPARGLTLEEVIY comes from the coding sequence ATGCCGCGCATCAGGCTGACCGTGGCCTATGTCGGCACCCGCTACCAGGGCTGGCAGATCCAGGCTCAAGGTGCCACCATCCAGGGCGCCATCGAGGACAAACTGGCCCGCATCTGCGGCGAACTGGTGCGGGTTCACGGCTCCGGGCGCACGGACTCGGGCGTGCATGCCCTGGCTCAGGTGGCCCATTTCGACGTCCCCGAGTCCAAGGCGCACATCCCCTGGCAACAGGCCCTGAACTCCATGCTGCCGGACGACATCGCCATCCTCGATGCAGCAGAAGTTCAGGAAGATTTTCATGCGCGCTTTTCGGTCCGCTCCAAGCGTTACGCCTACACCCTCTGGACCGAGCCGCACTTCATCCTGCCGCAACGGGCGCCCTTTGTCTGGGCCGTGCGCGGGCTTGATTTCGAGGCCATGGGCCAGGCTGCGCAAGAGCTTGCCGGGACCCACGATTTCGCGGCGTTCCAGAACGCCGGCACGGAGATCAAAGGCACCGTGCGCACCCTCGAACCCATTCTCCGCACCCAGGGGCAGCACCCGGCGGAATGGGTCTTCAGCTTTCAGGCCGACGGCTTTTTGAAACAGATGGTCCGCAACCTCATGGGACTGCTGGTCGAAGCGGGACGAGGCGTACTGCCCCCCGGAGACGTCCGCGCCATCCTCGAAGGATGTGATCGCCGCAAGGCCCCGGCCACCGCTCCGGCCCGGGGACTCACACTGGAGGAAGTCATCTATTAA
- a CDS encoding DUF4197 domain-containing protein, whose protein sequence is MPNLKTACVFALMLLLASTSGWAQSNLLQQGLGLISSGGAKTGSLSQGEMGDGLKEALRVGTENVVAQLGQAGGFYSDKAIRIPLPGQLATVQKALKAAGYSSLVDDLELKLNQAAEQATPKAKALFVDAISAMTIQDAQKILSGPDDSATQYFRKSMGPGLATEMKPIVDATLADAGAVQAYDAMMGQYKALPFMPDAKANLSDYVVEKGMDGIFHYVAEEEAAIRTNPAARTTDLLKKVFAQ, encoded by the coding sequence CTGCCGAACCTGAAAACCGCCTGCGTCTTTGCCCTGATGCTGCTTCTTGCCAGCACTTCCGGGTGGGCCCAGAGCAATCTCCTGCAACAGGGGCTGGGGCTCATCTCCTCGGGCGGGGCCAAGACAGGCTCCCTGTCCCAGGGTGAAATGGGTGACGGCCTGAAGGAAGCCCTGCGCGTGGGCACCGAGAATGTGGTCGCCCAGCTTGGCCAGGCGGGCGGCTTCTATTCGGACAAGGCCATCCGCATCCCGCTGCCGGGCCAGCTTGCCACGGTGCAAAAAGCCCTCAAGGCCGCTGGGTATTCGAGCCTGGTCGATGACCTGGAGCTCAAGCTGAACCAGGCGGCCGAGCAGGCCACGCCCAAGGCCAAGGCCCTCTTCGTGGATGCCATTTCGGCCATGACCATTCAGGACGCCCAGAAAATCCTGAGCGGTCCCGACGACTCGGCCACCCAATATTTCCGCAAGTCCATGGGCCCGGGCCTTGCCACGGAAATGAAACCCATCGTCGATGCCACACTGGCCGATGCGGGTGCGGTGCAGGCCTACGACGCCATGATGGGTCAATACAAGGCGCTGCCCTTCATGCCCGACGCCAAGGCCAACCTCTCGGATTACGTCGTGGAAAAGGGGATGGACGGCATCTTCCACTACGTGGCCGAAGAAGAGGCTGCCATCCGCACCAACCCGGCCGCCAGAACCACGGACCTGCTCAAGAAGGTCTTCGCACAGTAG
- a CDS encoding phosphomannomutase, translating into MNLSCFKAYDIRGRVPDELDEALAYRIGRAYAAFLNPDRVVVGHDIRLSSPSMAAAVTQGLRDSGVDVFSLGESGTEEVYFAVFDQGLDGGIMVTASHNPKDFTGMKFVREESRPISGDTGLFAIRDLAAAGEFKVAQRSGQLHELKMRPRYIDHLLSYVDREALRPLSIVVNAGNGGAGSIVDLLERRLPFKFHKLLHKPDGNFPAGVPNPLLPENRALTAQAVIDHKADLGLAWDGDFDRCFFFDGSGRFIEGYYLVGLLGEAFARKFPGAGIIHDPRLTWNTIAAVKAAGGRPIMSKTGHAFIKERMRLEDAVYGGEMSAHHYFRDFAYCDSGMIPWLLVAEQISRTGKSLAELVDQAMAAYPASGEINRRVKDAGAAIAAVEERFAGQGGRRDDTDGLSLEFEQWRFNLRSSNTEPVLRLNVESRGDRALMEERTKEILGIVDAMD; encoded by the coding sequence ATGAATCTTTCCTGCTTCAAAGCCTACGATATTCGCGGACGGGTTCCGGACGAGCTGGATGAGGCCCTGGCGTATCGCATTGGCCGGGCCTATGCGGCGTTCCTGAATCCCGATCGGGTGGTTGTCGGGCATGATATCCGCCTGTCGAGTCCGTCCATGGCCGCAGCCGTGACACAGGGTCTGCGCGATTCGGGGGTGGATGTTTTCTCCCTGGGCGAGAGCGGAACCGAGGAAGTGTATTTCGCGGTTTTCGATCAGGGCCTGGACGGCGGCATCATGGTCACCGCCAGTCACAATCCCAAGGATTTCACCGGGATGAAGTTTGTACGGGAAGAGTCTCGTCCCATCAGCGGCGACACGGGCCTTTTCGCCATCCGCGACTTGGCGGCGGCCGGGGAATTCAAGGTCGCGCAGCGAAGCGGGCAGCTGCATGAACTGAAAATGCGTCCCCGCTACATCGACCACCTTCTGTCCTATGTGGACCGTGAGGCGCTCCGCCCCCTTTCCATCGTGGTCAATGCCGGAAATGGCGGCGCCGGAAGCATAGTGGACCTGCTTGAGCGCAGGCTGCCCTTCAAGTTTCACAAGCTCTTGCACAAGCCCGACGGCAATTTTCCGGCCGGAGTGCCCAACCCCCTGCTGCCCGAGAACAGGGCCCTCACCGCCCAGGCGGTGATCGACCACAAGGCGGACCTGGGGCTGGCCTGGGACGGGGATTTCGACCGCTGCTTTTTCTTTGACGGCAGCGGACGCTTCATCGAAGGCTACTATCTGGTGGGCCTGCTGGGCGAAGCGTTCGCCCGCAAGTTTCCCGGGGCAGGCATAATCCACGATCCGCGTCTGACCTGGAACACCATCGCCGCCGTCAAGGCAGCCGGGGGCAGGCCCATCATGTCCAAGACCGGACACGCCTTCATCAAGGAGCGCATGCGTCTGGAGGATGCCGTCTACGGCGGGGAGATGAGCGCGCATCATTACTTTCGCGATTTCGCCTACTGCGACTCGGGCATGATCCCGTGGCTGCTGGTGGCGGAGCAGATTTCGCGAACGGGGAAGTCCCTGGCCGAACTGGTGGATCAGGCCATGGCCGCATACCCGGCCAGCGGCGAGATAAATCGCCGGGTAAAGGACGCAGGCGCTGCCATCGCGGCCGTGGAGGAACGGTTTGCAGGGCAGGGGGGGCGTCGTGACGATACCGACGGATTGAGTCTTGAGTTCGAGCAGTGGCGCTTCAACCTGCGCTCTTCCAACACCGAGCCGGTGCTGCGCCTCAACGTGGAGTCTCGCGGAGACAGGGCGCTCATGGAGGAGAGGACGAAGGAGATTCTGGGGATTGTGGACGCTATGGACTGA
- a CDS encoding 4Fe-4S ferredoxin has protein sequence MLDSKYRAFHNAVAAFVPIARIITDPLRLLAYGTDASFYRLVPKIVINVESEDEVARILRLAHKSRIPVTFRAAGTSLSGQAVTDSVLIRLGDGWQGCRVYDQARRIDLEPGIIGAHANRTLAPFGKKIGPDPASIDSCKIGGILANNASGMCCGVAENSYQTLEELRLILVDGTILDTGDDESKRKFSEKHPEIVNGLADLRRRVIAAPELEARIRHKFKIKNTTGYSLNALVDFEDPFDILKHLLVGSEGTLAFISKVTYRTVTEHAHKASALMLFPDIRTACEATIILKKQPVAAVELMDRPALRSVQDKDGMPPYLKELSDTAAALLVETRAEGKAGLDAQIETIKTALSGVSMIRDIEFTPVPQEFAKLWNIRKGLFPAVGSVRATGTTVIIEDVAFPIERLADATLELQGLLNKYGYSEAIIFGHALEGNLHFVFTQDFGDPKEIERYSKLMDDVATMVVDKYDGSLKAEHGTGRNMAPFVEMEWGQDAYRLMQDVKRIFDPLTLLNPGVILNPDPKAHLKDLKPLPAAHELVDKCIECGFCEPICPSKHITLTPRQRITSWREIQRLKGKAEHKAELAKLLKAYGYQGDGTCATDGLCGTRCPVGIDTGKMTKALRAESATIRQKKAADWIGEHFAGVARTVSGVLQVVDAVHAVTGTRFMDVSSETLHRMTGKRVPRWNERMPAGISRIRREKVNADNPLKVVYFPSCIARNMGPSRGEKVRPLPETTVSVLRKAGYEVIFPENMDALCCGQAFESKGFVAQADVKSAQLEEALLAASQNGALPVLCDTSPCLKRMQEVLDPRLKMYDPSVFVLEFLQDKLSFTKKDKRVALHVTCTSRKLGLDGKLLELAKKCAVNVVVPEDIFCCGFAGDKGFSVPELNASALKTLADKVQDCTEGYSTSRTCEIGLALHGGIPYRNILYLVDECTA, from the coding sequence ATGCTTGATTCGAAATATCGCGCCTTTCACAACGCGGTGGCCGCCTTCGTCCCCATCGCGCGCATCATCACCGACCCCTTGCGTCTGCTGGCCTACGGCACCGACGCCAGTTTTTACCGCCTCGTTCCGAAAATCGTCATCAATGTGGAGTCCGAGGACGAGGTGGCCCGCATCCTGCGTCTTGCACACAAGAGCCGCATTCCGGTGACCTTTCGCGCAGCGGGCACCAGCCTCTCCGGCCAGGCCGTGACGGATTCAGTGCTGATCCGCCTCGGAGATGGCTGGCAAGGCTGTCGCGTCTACGACCAGGCCCGCCGCATCGATCTCGAACCGGGCATCATCGGCGCCCACGCCAACCGCACCCTGGCTCCCTTCGGCAAGAAGATCGGCCCGGACCCGGCCTCCATCGACAGCTGCAAAATCGGCGGCATCCTGGCCAACAACGCCAGCGGCATGTGCTGCGGCGTGGCCGAGAACAGCTATCAGACCCTTGAAGAACTGCGCCTCATCCTCGTCGACGGCACCATCCTGGACACGGGAGACGACGAGTCCAAACGCAAATTCAGCGAAAAGCATCCGGAAATCGTGAACGGACTGGCCGACCTGCGCCGCCGCGTCATTGCGGCCCCGGAGCTTGAGGCGCGCATTCGCCACAAGTTCAAGATCAAGAACACCACCGGCTACAGCCTGAACGCCCTGGTCGACTTCGAGGACCCCTTTGATATCCTCAAGCACCTGCTGGTCGGATCCGAGGGGACCCTGGCATTTATCTCCAAGGTCACCTATCGCACTGTGACCGAGCACGCGCACAAGGCCTCGGCGCTGATGCTTTTCCCGGATATCCGCACTGCCTGCGAGGCAACCATCATTTTAAAGAAACAGCCCGTGGCCGCCGTGGAACTCATGGACCGCCCGGCGCTCAGGTCAGTGCAGGACAAGGACGGCATGCCGCCCTATCTGAAGGAACTGAGCGACACTGCCGCCGCCCTCTTGGTCGAGACCAGGGCCGAGGGCAAGGCCGGGCTTGACGCCCAGATCGAGACCATCAAGACCGCTCTGTCCGGAGTCTCCATGATCCGCGACATCGAGTTCACGCCCGTGCCCCAGGAGTTCGCCAAACTCTGGAACATCCGCAAGGGCCTCTTCCCGGCCGTTGGCTCGGTGCGCGCCACCGGAACCACGGTCATCATCGAGGACGTGGCCTTCCCCATCGAACGCCTGGCCGACGCGACCCTCGAACTGCAGGGGCTGCTCAACAAATACGGCTACTCCGAGGCCATCATCTTCGGCCATGCGCTGGAGGGAAACCTGCACTTCGTCTTCACCCAGGATTTCGGCGATCCAAAAGAGATCGAACGCTACAGCAAACTCATGGACGACGTGGCCACCATGGTCGTCGACAAGTATGACGGCTCCCTCAAGGCCGAGCACGGCACGGGCCGCAACATGGCTCCCTTCGTGGAGATGGAGTGGGGCCAGGACGCGTACCGCCTCATGCAGGACGTAAAACGCATTTTCGACCCGCTGACCCTGCTCAACCCCGGCGTCATCCTCAACCCGGACCCGAAGGCCCACCTGAAGGATTTGAAGCCCCTGCCCGCCGCCCATGAACTGGTGGACAAGTGCATCGAATGCGGCTTCTGCGAACCCATCTGCCCTTCCAAGCACATAACCCTGACCCCGCGCCAGCGCATCACGTCCTGGCGTGAAATCCAGCGTCTGAAAGGAAAGGCCGAGCACAAGGCGGAGCTGGCCAAACTCCTGAAGGCCTATGGCTACCAGGGCGACGGGACCTGTGCCACCGACGGACTGTGCGGCACGCGCTGCCCCGTGGGCATCGACACGGGCAAGATGACCAAGGCCCTGCGCGCCGAAAGCGCGACCATACGGCAGAAAAAGGCCGCCGACTGGATCGGGGAGCACTTCGCGGGCGTGGCCAGGACAGTGTCCGGGGTGCTGCAGGTCGTGGATGCGGTGCATGCCGTGACCGGAACCAGATTCATGGACGTGTCTTCCGAGACCCTGCATCGCATGACGGGCAAGCGCGTCCCGCGCTGGAACGAGCGGATGCCGGCAGGGATCAGCCGCATCCGACGCGAGAAGGTGAACGCGGACAACCCGCTCAAGGTCGTCTATTTCCCAAGCTGCATCGCCCGCAACATGGGGCCGTCTCGCGGAGAAAAGGTCCGTCCCCTGCCCGAGACCACGGTGAGTGTGCTGCGCAAGGCCGGATATGAAGTGATCTTCCCCGAGAACATGGACGCGCTGTGCTGCGGGCAGGCCTTCGAGAGCAAAGGCTTCGTGGCCCAGGCGGACGTCAAGAGCGCCCAGCTCGAAGAGGCGCTCCTGGCGGCAAGCCAGAACGGGGCCCTGCCCGTGCTGTGCGATACCAGCCCCTGCCTCAAACGCATGCAGGAGGTGCTGGACCCGAGGTTGAAGATGTACGATCCAAGCGTGTTCGTGCTGGAATTCCTGCAGGACAAGCTGTCCTTCACCAAAAAGGACAAACGCGTGGCCCTTCATGTGACCTGCACGTCCCGCAAGCTTGGGCTCGACGGCAAGCTGCTGGAGTTGGCCAAAAAGTGCGCCGTCAATGTGGTCGTACCGGAAGACATCTTCTGTTGCGGCTTTGCCGGGGACAAAGGCTTCTCCGTGCCGGAGCTGAACGCCTCGGCCCTCAAGACCCTGGCCGACAAGGTTCAGGATTGCACCGAAGGCTACTCCACCAGCCGCACCTGCGAGATCGGCCTGGCCCTGCACGGAGGCATCCCGTACCGCAACATCCTCTATCTGGTGGACGAATGCACGGCTTAA
- a CDS encoding twin-arginine translocase TatA/TatE family subunit, whose protein sequence is MFGIGVQELLVILVIALFVFGAKNLPLLGTNMGRAISNFKRGLSEPEVIDITAESKSGDASGTNP, encoded by the coding sequence ATGTTCGGAATAGGCGTTCAGGAACTGCTTGTCATTCTAGTCATCGCCCTTTTTGTCTTTGGGGCGAAAAATCTCCCGCTTCTCGGCACCAACATGGGGCGGGCCATCTCCAATTTCAAAAGAGGACTCAGCGAACCGGAAGTGATCGACATCACCGCCGAATCAAAATCCGGGGACGCATCCGGAACGAACCCGTAA
- a CDS encoding TlpA family protein disulfide reductase: MTIRIVFTFLLFSLLAGNALAIEASDSATSHPLPVGSSMPDLLLRGELSQEHLTHLGLESPAPRHLSELSAKTVILVAFSMYCPHCQREAPALNELNALIASRGLSENVKLIGVGIGNSDFEVQVFRDKYAITFPLFSDPDFTVNKEIGEVGTPFFYVLSMNPDKKEIRVVKTLLGRMESAESFFDQAMKACE; encoded by the coding sequence ATGACCATCAGAATCGTATTCACTTTCCTTCTATTTTCGTTGCTTGCCGGCAACGCCCTGGCCATAGAGGCCTCGGACAGCGCGACCTCACACCCCCTGCCCGTGGGCAGCTCCATGCCGGACCTGCTCCTGCGCGGAGAACTGAGCCAGGAGCACCTGACCCATCTGGGGCTCGAAAGCCCCGCGCCGCGGCATCTTTCCGAACTAAGCGCCAAGACAGTCATTCTTGTCGCTTTCAGCATGTACTGTCCCCACTGCCAGCGCGAAGCCCCGGCCCTCAACGAGTTGAACGCCCTGATCGCAAGCCGGGGCCTGAGCGAAAATGTCAAGCTCATCGGAGTTGGCATCGGCAACTCCGACTTCGAGGTGCAGGTTTTCCGCGACAAGTACGCCATCACCTTCCCTCTCTTTTCCGACCCGGACTTCACGGTCAACAAGGAGATCGGCGAAGTCGGAACCCCGTTCTTCTACGTGCTGTCCATGAACCCGGACAAAAAGGAAATCCGTGTCGTAAAGACGCTGCTTGGGCGCATGGAATCAGCGGAGAGTTTTTTTGACCAAGCCATGAAGGCTTGCGAATAG
- a CDS encoding peroxiredoxin: MTRPLPSSLLFVALLLFLPTQLPAQEASIPTERIYDKGPLKPVDSTLKVKVGDPMPAFSLPTIDGRNITLAEFRDKKNVVLSFVPAAWTPVCSGQWPGYNIVQDMFDQAETQLIGVSVDNVPTLHAWVQEMGGVWFPVASDFYPHGSLAEALGILRSTGEAERSLFLIDKQGIIRYIDVHDINSRPDLGPLIKAMQELK, translated from the coding sequence ATGACACGTCCCCTGCCCTCCAGCCTGCTCTTCGTTGCCCTGCTGCTTTTCCTGCCAACCCAACTCCCGGCCCAGGAGGCGTCGATCCCGACAGAGCGGATCTACGACAAAGGTCCGCTCAAGCCTGTGGACAGCACGCTCAAAGTCAAGGTCGGGGACCCGATGCCCGCCTTCTCTCTGCCGACCATTGACGGGCGCAACATCACTCTTGCCGAGTTCCGTGACAAAAAAAACGTCGTCCTGTCCTTTGTCCCGGCGGCCTGGACTCCGGTCTGCTCCGGACAATGGCCCGGCTACAACATCGTGCAGGACATGTTCGACCAGGCCGAAACCCAGCTCATCGGCGTAAGCGTGGACAACGTGCCCACCCTCCACGCCTGGGTGCAGGAAATGGGCGGGGTGTGGTTCCCCGTAGCCTCGGATTTCTACCCGCACGGCAGCTTGGCCGAGGCGCTGGGCATTCTGCGTTCAACGGGCGAGGCCGAGCGTTCCCTGTTCCTGATCGATAAGCAGGGCATCATCCGCTACATCGACGTGCACGACATCAACTCGCGCCCGGACCTGGGCCCGCTGATCAAGGCTATGCAGGAACTGAAGTAG